Genomic segment of Cytobacillus suaedae:
GTGATTTAAGGAATATACAAAATTCAAGTTGGATTGTTTTAGTTGGAAATAAGTGAATAAAAAATGAGGTAAAAAGAAATATTGTAGAGAGACATTTAATGAAGGGGTGCGTTAGATGGAGAAAAAAAATCATGCCGAAAATAAAATAATGTTCATAACCAATGCAGCATATGATGAGCTTCATAAAAAGAAAAAGCATGAGACCGAATATGCCGAAGAGATGTTTTATAAATATGACTGCCAGGATGAAGATTGTTAAACCAGTAAAGTGAAATCCCATTTTGATTCACAAACAACATAAAAGCAAACCCTAACTTGTATAGAGTTTGCTTTTATGTTTTTATTTTCCCTCAACAACTTCTTTTAAAATTTCATATGAACGCTTTTGTTTAGCAGTATCAAAGATATAAGACACCGCCATTAGTTCATCTACATTGTATTTCTCTTGAAAATTGGTTAACTGATTACGAATGGAATCTTTACTTCCTAATAAAGTTACACTTGTCATTGATGATGCCATTAACTCTTCATGCTCTGTCCATATACCTTCCATACTATCAACTGGAGGCTGCATTGGTCTTGAAGTTCCACGAACAACGTTTAGGAAAAACTGCTGCATTGTCGTAATTTCACGTCTAGCTTCTTCATCATTATCAGTAGCAATCACATTCAAACATATCATCATATATGGCTTATCTAGGTATTCAGAAGGTTGAAATCTACTTCGGTAAATCGAAATTGCTTCCTCCATATATCTTGGTGCAAAGTGGGAAGCAAATGCATAAGGTAATCCTAATTTTGCAGCTAGATAAGCTGAATCCGTAGAAGATCCTAAAATATAAATTGGTATATTTGTTCCAACACCTGGATAGGCTTTTACATTTGTTTGCCGTTCAAGCGGACCAAAGTATTTTAGTAATTCATTCACATCTTCAGGAAAGGTATAGACTGAATCATGCTTCGAACGTCTTAATGCACTAGCTGTTGTCATATCTGTCCCTGGTGCACGACCTAAACCTAGGTCTACGCGATTTGGGTAAATCGTAGCCATTGTGCCAAATTGTTCTGCAACTACGAGTGGAGAATGGTTAGGGAGCATAATTCCTCCAGAACCTACACGAATTGTTTTGGTATGTTCTAATGTATGTTTAATTAATATTGCAGTCGCGGAACTAACCAGTGTTGGCGTATTATGATGTTCAGCAATCCAATAACGTTTGTAGCCCATTTCTTCCGTGGCTTGTGCCAAATCAACCATCGCGTCAATCGCTTCTTTAGCGTTTTGACCCTCTCGGATAGGAGCTAAATTTAGTACCGAAACGGGAATATTTATATTTGTCATTTTCATTGATCCTTTCTTGATGAAGATTTCATAACTATAGTAACAAGTAGGTTAAAGGAAACAAACTTTTATGCTTAAGATGTGATTTTTTGTGGATTTTGAGACCTTTATTTCAGACTTTTTATAAAAAAAAATGCATTACGAATGATGTTTATCGGTCTAGTTAAGATATATCTCGTTCAAATCGGGTGATTTTTTCGGTCCCTAGCGAGTATTTATCGGTCGAACAGGAGTAGATATCGATATCGATCATAGCAGAAAATCCTTATTAAATTTTTCACACAAAAAAGAGTAGGACATTAAATCCTACTCGTAAGAAAGTATTTATTACATTTTATAGTGATTTATCATCAATCGTATTAAGATAAGCTTCAATTTCATCAATGACTGATTTAACACATCCATCTTCAAATGGAGAGATTAAATTCGCTTCTTTTACAAGGTCAGTAAATGATTGACTTCCACCTTGTTTACAAAGATGTAAATAGTCTTTCCATGCAACTTCTGAATTTTCTTGGGTACGTTTCCAGAATTGTAATGCACAAATTTGAGCTAATGTGTAATCAATATAATAGAATGGCACTTTGTAAATGTGTCCTTGTTGCTGCCAAAACCCACCGTTTTCTAAGAAGTCATTACCTTCATAGTTACGATGCGGAAGGTACTTCTTCTCAATATCTCTCCAGGCGTGTTTACGCTCAGCCGGTGTAGCCTCTGGATTTGCATATACAAAATGTTGGAATTCATCCACCGCGACACCGTAAGGAATGAACAATACAGCTTCACTTAAATGAGAGAACTTGTATTTATCCGTATCTTCTTTGAAGAACAACTCCATCCATGGCCATGCAAAGAACTCCATACTCATTGAATGAATTTCACATGCTTCTAAAGTTGGAAAGCCATATTCAGGCACTTCAAATATTCGGCTTTCGAATACTTGAAACGCATGACCTACTTCGTGTTTTAATACACGGACGTCGCCTTTTGTACCATTAAAGTTAGCAAAAATATACGGTGATTTATGTTTACTAATGTACGTACAGTAGCCCCCACCAGCTTTACCTGATTTACTTAATAGATCCATTAAGTTGTTCTCTACCATGTAGGAATAAAACTCATTCGTTTCTGGAGACATTTCCTCATACATTTTCTTCGCTTGTTCAACAATCCATTCAGCATCTCCTTTTGGATCTGGATTGCCTGTTTTGAAGCTGAAGCTATCATCATAGTATTTAAATGTATCTACACCAATACGTTCTTGTTGCTTTTGTTTTAATTTTGTAGCTAAAGGAACAATGTACTCTTTTACCTGGTCACGGAATTTAGCTACCATTTCAGCATCATAATCCGTACGAGAAAGTCTTGCATATGCTAATTCTGTAAAAGAAGAAAAACCTAGTTTCTTCGCAATGCGAGTACGTACTTTTACAAGTTTGTCATATAAATCATCTAATTTATCAGCATGCTCAACGAAAAAGTTGTACTTCGCTTCATTCGATTCTTTCCTTACAGTTCGATCAGGTGATTGATGATAAGGCGTTAGTTGAGCGAGATTTTTTTCTTCACCGTCAAATGGAATTTTTGCAGAAGCTAATAGATTGACATATTCGCTGACTAATTTATTTTCTTCCTGCATGTCTTTTAACACATCTGGTGAGAACGTTTTCAACTGACTGTCAGCTAAAAGAAATAACTGTTTCCCCCACTTCTCTTCTAACTGAGATCGAAACTGCGATTCTGTAAGTGCTTCGTAATACTTTGTAATTAGTCCCTTATAAGCTGGACCAACTTCATTAAAAAACTCTTTTTCTTTTTTATAGAATTCATCAGTTGTATCTATGGTTTGGCGAATTTGAACAATTTGTCTCATGCTCTCAAACTCAGATCTAAGTTCGTTAATTTCTGCCATGACTTCATCCTGAATCTCAAATGATTCAGACGATTGAAACTTTTCTAGTAGTTGATTAAAGCTTGTCTCTACTTCCTCCATACTAGGTCTAGCATATTGATAGTCATTAAAATCCATGAAAAATCCCCCTTAAACATTTTACAAATTATGTATTATTACTTATTTGACAAGAACATACAAAAACCTTTATTATCCATAAAACTTCGCCCCACGAAATAATTGTACCATAAATAGAACAGGATGTAAGAAAAAAGGTTTCTGATTAACAATAATTAGAATTGCTAAACAAAGAATGATAAAATTATGGCTCGTATATATTAAAAAAGAAAGGTTTGAAAACCATGGTGTTTAAGATAATTAATGAAGAAAGTGATATACAAAAAGCTTTCGATATAAGGAAAGAAGTATTCGTTAAAGAACAAGGTGTACCACTAGCAGATGAATTTGATGAATATGATACTCTTAGTAGCAATTGTAAACACATTCTAGTGTTTTACAACGATGAACCTGTGGGCACGGGGAGGTTAAGAGTTGTAAATGACTATGGAAAATTAGAAAGAATCTGTATCTTAGAATCCTATCGTAAGTATGGTCTTGGTAAAACAATAATCAAAGCCCTAGAAGACATTGCATCAGAACAAGACATATCAAAGCTTAAATTGCACGGTCAAACACATGCCGAGGGCTTTTATAAAAAACTAGGATATCAAACAACTTCAGATATATTTATGGAAGATGGAATTCCGCATATTATAATGGAGAAGAAATTGCAATGAACAGATTGGCAATAGTAAGAAGAGGTTCATCCAATCCAGATGTAACCTCTTTATTGTAGTCTATTTTTATACCATTTCTACTATAGGCTCTTGAATATTACTCTGTTCCTCATTCTCATCCATTGCATCAGGAATGTCTTTTTCCATATTTCTAACTTTAGGTTGTAAATAAATAGCCACCGTAACAATAATAAATAAAAGGCCAGTTACAATAAATAATAGTCCAATTCCACGGCCCTCTCCAACTCCAATAATTTGACCAATATTCCCTGCCAGTAATCCACCAGGTGCCATCAAAGGATTAAACACCTTATCTACAAGTGGACCAGCCAAAATAATGGCTAATGGAAATAACGAAGTTCCTAGCATTCTCCTAATGGAAAATACCCGTCCTTGAATCTCCGGTTCTACCTTACTTTGCCAAATTGCCTGACTAGATGAATTTACAAGCGGTATTAAAAATAGGAAGAGCGTAAAACAGGTTGTAATGAATACAATGGACGTTGTAAAACCTGACAGAGCAATTAGAATACCTGCGAAAATACAACTAATAAAAACTCCATGAATTCGTTTTTTTGGTCCACCCCATGCACTTACTAAAATACCTCCAAGCAGCATTCCAAAACCTGTGATTGATAAAACAATTCCCAGCGTTTGTTCAGATGATAAAGAGATAATCAACGGCTGCAATAAAACATTAATGAATCCTAATAGTAAATTGATAACAGCAGAAAAAATTAAGAGCCACTTAAATCCAGGTTGAGCCATAATATAAGTCCAGCCTTCCCTAGCCTCTGTCAAAAACAGCCCCGCATTTAATTTGGCTTTCTCTTTGACTTCAAGTTCAGGAATTTTAGATATAATTAAAGTTGTAACACCGAATGCAAATGCGATTAAATCAACAGTAATAACTGCATGTAATCCATATGAATGAAGAAGAAATCCTGCAACAACTGGACCAAGAATGACAGATACGGACTCGCCGAGTTGGATCATTCCATTAGCACGACCTAGTTGATTTTTTGGAACCAGTAGTGAAATCACAGACTGATAGGCTGGCATTAAAAATGTATTAAAAACAGATGCTAACGCTGATGTAAAATAGATGTGCCAGATTTCTAGACTATTTGACAAAACGAGTACAAGGATGATTACAGTCGATAGTGCTGCTACACTGTTACTAAGAATCATTAATTTTTTCCTTGAAAACCGGTCAATGATAACTCCTGCAAAAGGTGATACGAGAATGGTTGGGAGCACAAAAGAGAGTATAATCATCGAGAACTCCGTAACAGATCCCGTTTCTGTTAACACCCAAAATCCAAGAGCAAACGAAGTTAAACTTGTGCCAATTACTGAAATCAATTGTCCTAACCAAATAAGGGTAAACATTTTAAAACTTTTATTGGTTGTATTCATTGGGTTGATACCTGCCTTTGTTTTATTCGTAATTGTTACCCTTATTATAGAACTGTAAAAATATAGTTTTAACTAGCCTTAGGTTGAATTTAACTTCCGTCTTGCGACTGAGTAAAAAGAACCTAAAAGACCAGAAGGCAACTCCCTCTGGTCTGAAACTAGAATTGTACTTTTAATTTCTTTGTTTAATCTGCAACCAATCACGACCAAAATCAACTAATACTCGTTGACTCATAAGCTTAGAATCTGCATTTCCTATTTTTAAAAGATTGATTTGATGTTTCCCTTCAAAGTCTTTTCCTAATTCTTCGAATACATCTGAGTTGTATTCAATCTCTTCAAAGGTCTTCCAAACTCGTTCACCGTTTTCAATCATAGCAGCACCTTTTTGAACCATTTTTGGATTATTAATCGCATGCTCAGCCAAGTGAAGTGATGTATTGCTATCATGTCCAACACCTAATAACAAAACATGACCGTCTAACTCATAGATCTTAGCTAAAGGTGATTTAGTACCAAATCCCTCTTCGATAGGCTGCTCTGAAAGAACATACTCAGCGTGCTTCCCCCAAGCTGCAAAAGAATAAGCTGGGTGATGACTTCTTATTACATTAGGATATGTTCGGAAGGTTTCAACGATTTTACCCATCGCTCTTGTTGGAGTCACATCCGGATTATAGGGTGGCATTTCCGCGCGAATTATCGGCCACCACT
This window contains:
- a CDS encoding LLM class flavin-dependent oxidoreductase, with product MTNINIPVSVLNLAPIREGQNAKEAIDAMVDLAQATEEMGYKRYWIAEHHNTPTLVSSATAILIKHTLEHTKTIRVGSGGIMLPNHSPLVVAEQFGTMATIYPNRVDLGLGRAPGTDMTTASALRRSKHDSVYTFPEDVNELLKYFGPLERQTNVKAYPGVGTNIPIYILGSSTDSAYLAAKLGLPYAFASHFAPRYMEEAISIYRSRFQPSEYLDKPYMMICLNVIATDNDEEARREITTMQQFFLNVVRGTSRPMQPPVDSMEGIWTEHEELMASSMTSVTLLGSKDSIRNQLTNFQEKYNVDELMAVSYIFDTAKQKRSYEILKEVVEGK
- a CDS encoding M3 family oligoendopeptidase: MDFNDYQYARPSMEEVETSFNQLLEKFQSSESFEIQDEVMAEINELRSEFESMRQIVQIRQTIDTTDEFYKKEKEFFNEVGPAYKGLITKYYEALTESQFRSQLEEKWGKQLFLLADSQLKTFSPDVLKDMQEENKLVSEYVNLLASAKIPFDGEEKNLAQLTPYHQSPDRTVRKESNEAKYNFFVEHADKLDDLYDKLVKVRTRIAKKLGFSSFTELAYARLSRTDYDAEMVAKFRDQVKEYIVPLATKLKQKQQERIGVDTFKYYDDSFSFKTGNPDPKGDAEWIVEQAKKMYEEMSPETNEFYSYMVENNLMDLLSKSGKAGGGYCTYISKHKSPYIFANFNGTKGDVRVLKHEVGHAFQVFESRIFEVPEYGFPTLEACEIHSMSMEFFAWPWMELFFKEDTDKYKFSHLSEAVLFIPYGVAVDEFQHFVYANPEATPAERKHAWRDIEKKYLPHRNYEGNDFLENGGFWQQQGHIYKVPFYYIDYTLAQICALQFWKRTQENSEVAWKDYLHLCKQGGSQSFTDLVKEANLISPFEDGCVKSVIDEIEAYLNTIDDKSL
- a CDS encoding GNAT family N-acetyltransferase, with the protein product MVFKIINEESDIQKAFDIRKEVFVKEQGVPLADEFDEYDTLSSNCKHILVFYNDEPVGTGRLRVVNDYGKLERICILESYRKYGLGKTIIKALEDIASEQDISKLKLHGQTHAEGFYKKLGYQTTSDIFMEDGIPHIIMEKKLQ
- a CDS encoding MFS transporter; the encoded protein is MNTTNKSFKMFTLIWLGQLISVIGTSLTSFALGFWVLTETGSVTEFSMIILSFVLPTILVSPFAGVIIDRFSRKKLMILSNSVAALSTVIILVLVLSNSLEIWHIYFTSALASVFNTFLMPAYQSVISLLVPKNQLGRANGMIQLGESVSVILGPVVAGFLLHSYGLHAVITVDLIAFAFGVTTLIISKIPELEVKEKAKLNAGLFLTEAREGWTYIMAQPGFKWLLIFSAVINLLLGFINVLLQPLIISLSSEQTLGIVLSITGFGMLLGGILVSAWGGPKKRIHGVFISCIFAGILIALSGFTTSIVFITTCFTLFLFLIPLVNSSSQAIWQSKVEPEIQGRVFSIRRMLGTSLFPLAIILAGPLVDKVFNPLMAPGGLLAGNIGQIIGVGEGRGIGLLFIVTGLLFIIVTVAIYLQPKVRNMEKDIPDAMDENEEQSNIQEPIVEMV
- a CDS encoding AAC(3) family N-acetyltransferase; its protein translation is MSELKSIEQLKTPNTRASLTTDFKKLGLDKGMVVIVHSSLSSFGWICGGPVAVIQALMDVVGKEGTIVMPTQTGDNSDPSSWQNPPVPEEWWPIIRAEMPPYNPDVTPTRAMGKIVETFRTYPNVIRSHHPAYSFAAWGKHAEYVLSEQPIEEGFGTKSPLAKIYELDGHVLLLGVGHDSNTSLHLAEHAINNPKMVQKGAAMIENGERVWKTFEEIEYNSDVFEELGKDFEGKHQINLLKIGNADSKLMSQRVLVDFGRDWLQIKQRN